The sequence below is a genomic window from Ischnura elegans chromosome 2, ioIscEleg1.1, whole genome shotgun sequence.
GATGAACTTAATCCCTTATCATTTGCTATTCAGGGTAACGTAAAGAGTCTTATTAATAAGccaaaatgatgatgaaatgatttcTAACTTTTTTGTaagagtaagaaaaaaaaagaaaaatttttgtaaGAGTAAGGTGGTTTATACAATTACTTATTCATAATATTCACTTAATATGGATTGGTAACAATGTTGGAAAGAAGTGTTTCCAAACATGAAAACGCTGttccttaattttattgatcACTCGGGTATCTTTTGTTGTACTTATGATTTCAAAAGGGGCTACAAAAAGGAATACTTGGAAGTGATATGGGTGAAACATAATTTTTCTACccatgaattttataatgcattatcTGGCCACTTAGATTAAAATGGGtcgttaaaatatgaataaacagcttaattgcaatatttattaaGTTGAAATGACGtttagaagcaaaaaaaaatcaactttaatTGAACCTGGGATCTTATATCCACCACATTCCACTCTTATATCCACCAAAGTATCcttgttgtaaataaaaagataatcAATATTGAAATGAGAACAGCATGAATTTAGgtgatattgaaaaattgaaacaatatttaagCGTTTCTAAcacaaaaaatacttattcattATTGAGTCCTATAAATGATGTTAACGCACTCGTTTTTCTTAGCACAGTGAACTGTGCACAGTGTACAGTACAGAACACTTAGCACAGTGTAATAAACAATTTTCCTCACCTGAACCTGGTTTTGACAGTCCAACGAGACTTCACAAGTATTACCGGATGGATCATTGGTGCTACATAGGATATGAGTTGAAAATACCATTACAGCACCTGttaggataaaatgaaaatgcacgGTGATTAGGTAGTCTGAGGATATTTAATCTGCTCTTTTATTTCGAATTTCTCCAGAATCCATTTCTATTGATCTACTCACATCTCAATCTCGAGGTAGTTTGTTGTAGATATCCGGCATGTTATTGTCTTGATGAGAAGGATATTTCGATGGAAACCCGAGCAAAAATGTTACCAAATGATTGCCATTTTTCGACTGACACCACGATCTTAAGGACAGGCGCGATCATTGTATTAAAGCAATGTCATGTTTTCGTAGAGTGCCGTCAAATAAGTACACTTTACTGTTTGTCTTTAACATTATCTCTATGCAACAATTTTCATGTCAGTGGGATAGAATGTGCGTCCACTTTAAGCTCATTTAAATGCAGTATAAATTAGTTGAAAAAACTAACGTTTTCagtacaaattttttaatgtaagaaCAACTCTTTCTTTTCAACATAATATCTATTTCTCATGTCAGTGAGATATATTGTGCGTCTACTCTAAGCTCATTTTTGCggtaaaaaacttcaaaatatgagaaaattatcAGAACGCATTTTATTCGTATGAAAGTTTTCTGTGATGAATCTACGAAAGTTAATGAATAAGTGTGAGAGCTGGTTCGAGGTTGAGGATAAAAGGCAGAGAGACTGAGTATTATTAAAACATTGCGTAATACAATCACTGCGCCATCATTCGTGTTCAGTTAAAAGACCgtaaaacttaattattgaaaaataaatgtccaTATTTCTCGACGCCTTCGCTTCAATAGAGTCATTAGTGATGGGTCAAACAATGGTGGCCTGCGTCGACATCCATTCGTACTTATTATGAGGCAATCTAGAGAGTAAGTCCGAGTTTGTCCCAAGATAACCCGCCATCACAAAGGAAACCAATTTTATCGTCGAAAGATGATGGCGGCACCATGACTTTGTCGGAATACCTTTTTCTCCAGTAGTGATAGAGTATAGCATTGCCAACCTGCCTGTTCCACCGACAGGTTGACACTGCTACCCTGCCGGTCTTTGCCTCGTCGCCTATCGTTGTGGAGCTTTTGCCTGTGATAGTGTTGCACCTTTTGCTGATTttgttcatgggcgtacccagcgagaggcaggggggcagctgcccccccctggaagcaaaaatcgcaaaaatgtttaagcaaaattagtactgaattgaaacgaaagtattcgacaaattttctttgaacccaagaaaaatgatttatattaatataagttatgtaacataaataatttttttttcaaggaaataatgttataaatcccatggcttgcacccccctagaccatggcttgccctttCCTTGTTATAATCCCGGGTACGCCCTTGTCCTGGTTGCTAAAGGGAGACAGGAATTGATTGTGGCTTCTCTCCCGTTATGTGGGCTGTCTGTTTTTGATCCGCGTTTGCACTTTTTTTCTcgcaactttacgcaatgtcAAACTACGGTGCTGGGACAAACTCTAAAATGTGCGCGTAGAAATTCTGCGTCAAACGCACCAAACCCCATCCGTATAGTACTTTggtgccagtggcgtaactagacatAAGCTTTGGGAGAGGGATGGGAGGGCGACCCCTCCCCTGGCAACAAGGTGTccggaaattttttttgaaaaattacgtacctggaaatacattatatatcattttgtcacttaaaatctaGCTtgaagcagattcagttatttcatgtcaaaactagacaatatagttttaaatattttttatatttctctgagtatttggggggaggatctatccccctcattcccccccatagttacgccaccgctTGTTGCGATTGAGATAGGCCCTATAGTGTGACTGCACAAAATACAGACAGATTGACTCGCTGTGAAATTAATATATCTAGAAGCACCAGAATTTCGTTCGTGATACAGCCTGCGCGAGAGTATTAGTAAAGCAACACTGCACTGAAACTAGGATTAGGCTCTTACCGATGACAATCAGTAGATGGCACGAAGTCTTCATGTCTGCATGCGTATGGCCCCACTGCAGCAGGCGAATCTAGTGAACTGCCTTGCGAGTAATGTACGAGATGGGTGGCTGTAGCTGGAACTGCATTCATGTGATCATCTCACGCCTCGTGAATTGGTTTAAGTGGCAGAGAAACGAGGCCACTGCGTTGAAGGATGTCAATGATGCAATAGGGAGTTCTTGCACTGAAAAACTTAAAGGGAGGCGATTCATCTAGACTCAGATTCGCGTCCGCAAATATTTTAAGTACATTTTCACCTCCGATGAATGCTTCTCCGGTGTCGGGTGATCGATCATTAGAACTTGAGACGTTAAAAGTGACCCAACGGAACTTTGGTATCCACCATGCTGACCCTAACCcgatgggaaacccgagaagTATTTGTTTGGTTCATAACATGATGATGTCAATTTCAATCAACCGGGAAAATAgctggaaaatttaattaattataaatattattatttttattattttagaattattttgaaGGTCCAGTCAGCTTGAGACAGAGCAAATctaaattaaagtatttaaataGCAAGCGTTATTGCTAAGACATATGTAAATAAGAGTCTCcagttattaagaaaaaaaaactcagaagtATGCTTGGGGAAATGATTCATATACTTCGCCATATTTTTGACTGTTTATTCACTTCcattttatctttcctttctctcccatCGGGCGAAGTCGTACGGCATAGTGAATTCTGGTCTGAGTGACCGGCATCATGACATAATGCTTCATTTCTGGGAAACTCATTGTATAAACACCCAGTAAGAAAGGTGATTCAAGCCTATTAAATGttgttttgtttcgtatttccCGCTCACTCGTATGAAATACGCtggctaaaaaaatacattttggcgAAAATTGACTCAGATGCTCCAGAAATTATGTAAGACCAATAAATgtgaagaatttcaaattcagtttaaccttatttatttaaattaaatgtgtCAAAAGATTACAGCTTTGTGTCATTAGAAATTAAGTTGACAATTTTTAAAGCAAGTAGAGAACGCTTGATGAAGAATAAATTCGTAAAATTATATTGTATGCTTTGCAATTGATCACATTAGACACTCAATACATCGTGTCCATAGAAATACTAGTTTTTGGGAATATTTTCGAGATACTTGGAACAAGAGGTTTCTTGTTTCCATTTCGATATGATCCTGGTCATAACTTTTTTCATCTCCTCTGAACACTTGTCAAACTTTTCTTCTGAGCACTCCATGAAATCGAGGTACTTCCTGAAATGATAAGTTTCCATGAATACCAACCTTATTCACTGCGTGTACGTACTTTTGGACCCTCATGTGAATTTTAATTGTTCAAGGATAGCGGCATTTTTGTTATTCCGTTGAATAACGCATTGGCTGACTGTGTATAAGAAAGGAACAACACTAGCAAGTTTGCCGTGCAAAATGTACAAAACTCTCGTAAAACCGATAAAACATTGACATTTTCTCATATATTGCACATAAAAATGACCTTCGAGACCCATCAAAGCCAGTGCATATACTTATggacactaaaaaaatattttttcggaatgagcacatttttaataaaaatttcatggaataaatttaaaGGCATGAAGGAAAagttaaccctagaacgacgggctgggtccaatggacccagttcgtagttttgaaagtttataattatgtcaaaaatgcacgaaactgatttttacgccgtgacttttcctaaatatatgtcctctaaaacatagcaagaaataacgagaatgggctcattacattttatagtatactacaaagttacatagtggacggactgggtccattggacccagtcgactattttcaatgctatgggtgattcatttcaacttatcagcaatttacttatttactttgtatttttgggagattcaatATTTATGGTGATATAAACAAAGTGGTAGGCGATAgttattatgaatatactaatggtgggtaacgaatcgcaatcaatgtctttcgttttctttgatgaaggaaactaccttattctaCCTACTCTTTATAGTGGTCTCTTTTAAATTAAAGATaaacttcaaaaattaaatgatatgctTAGTTTTTTTTTGGATGGATCAAATGTAAAAGTAATCAAAAATCTTACTCAAGTGAGTAAGGGAAGGATGAGATTCAGAAGCATCATATTTTGCTGGCTAGGTGAGAGGGGAGGTCAAAAATGTGTTTGGGCTACTCATGAACGGACCTTATTAAAACGGAGGCCAATATACCACTGACTGCAAGAATACTCACTGACAAATGAATTTTTGGTCAAAGATATCCTCCTCCGGGAGTGGGTAGTCGCAGATGGCTACCTCGCTGAAGTCATCCGCTCCACCCAATCTGGATCGACACAATTTCGAAACGTTGGAAAAGCAGGTGCTTTGATCTTCGTTCATGAACACTAGAAATGGAGAGTTATTCATTTATTACATATTGCGGCAAGAAGGCTATTTCCTcttggcagcattagatttaaacTCATTAATGgcaaatgtacctatctaataacaaagtaaagAAGCAGACGATACAATGTATGgtaaaaatacaatacaataattcTAACGTCATACAGCTAACAAATGAAGATTTACCCAATTTTAAACTCTCGACGATAGACCACAGTGTCATCAATCAAGAACCCATGAAGAcgtattcctaaaaattttggcatttccagggaagatcttaaaaatcttcttcttcttccttccagatTAGGCTACTAAGCTTGTTCCGGCTCCTCATTGCCATATTTTTCTTGGTCTTAAACACTCCTCTTGCcaatattccattgcttgttgtggaattctttcatttggcattcgaagtatatggTTCTTCCATTTGCTTTTGTGTTCTTGTTATTTATCAGtaactgcctggacacccagttcatcccTTACTTGAGAATTTCTCAAGTAAGGGATGAACTGGGTAATTTATCGAATCTTGTGCAGccgatcttaaaaatttcattcccgacgattctatctgccttaattcattaatgtttggtacccaacattctgattcGTAGAATAAGGACTGCCTTCACTTTCACAGGGTTACCCGAGAGGTAAGAAGGCTTCTGTTTTCTCCCACtttccttagcacttcctcattacttgctcggtcgttccatcttatcttcatcatgCTTCGGTAGCAGCACATTTCAAATTGCTTAAACTCTTGCTTTCACTCTTGACCTATCTGCTGCTGTCAGCGTCTAAACCTCGCACCCATAGATAAACATGCTACATgtgtagtatctgatgaatttttccttacttatatgcttTAATTGTCCGAGATCTAGGTATTGCTTGAGATCGAGttacaaatgaaaatttgaggAACTTCCCAGTACATACCGCTCAGTAATTCGGCGTCGTTATCACACAATGCACGGATACTCTCCTCCACCAATCCACCCACGAAAGGAACCATGGTCACCGACTTGTTGGAGAATGTCTTAAGTTCGTCGACAGATTCTCTAATGCATTGAACGATCTCGTCCTGTTTTCTGGAATAAGATAGAAAATTCGATTTTCTGTATTTTGCATTGGAGAGATACGTGTCCAGGCTTAAGGTggcgtccattaattacttgAGGCGATTTTAGTGATTTTAGTACATTTCCTCCACCACATATGGTGAGACTTGGTAAAGATCCCCTTCCTTTACCCTCAGATGAGAtcgttcaaaatgcgtattttcaaagacaataagttagaatatacataattacattgaatttataaaaaaactatttttaaattattcttatttaaagTCAGCTAAAActtgtatttaagattactaagatcccaatttttctgtttcttgcggaaaaaaattacgcgaTACTTGCCAGGACTCTCCCTCACTTGAGGTAGGGTGAGCATTGGTTTGCCCCATCCgtccctaaacgcctcacgtaattaatggatgaaCCCTATCCAAACTCACCCACAAAATTGTGCTGTCATTGAATTAACAGCTTCAATTTTAATACTCCTCCTGGAAAATCACTATACCAAGAACGAGTTAAATTACAGACGACTACAGAAATAATACTTGTTGTCAGTCATTGTAATATTTTACcttatttagattttaaaatactaaataaattatttattacaatatacATTACCAGCCAGCGACTCGCCGTTGCTTGGGAAGGATGGTACCCAGAGATGGGGAAACTTAGGGCTTGGAGTTCATGGTTACATTGGTTATGGTTAAATGGTCATATTTGCCTCtcaataggaaattttgaaagaacGTAAGAAGAAACACGATTTGTCTGAATGCTCGGTTAAAATGACAGCTTGGTTGTTTATGGGCCATTTACCtgtgaacggtgaagttgcgagtAAAGGCAGTACTGGAACTGAAATTCCCCCAATCGGCCTTCACATCACACGCAGTGCGCACAATGATGTGCGaacatggcagagtgaatggAATGTTACCGGAAGATGGAGGAGTAAGCAGAGGGTAGGGAATGGGTGcaaggtggcgctgagcgcacttgctgtcagggatggcaatagaaacgaaacgaaaagtcGAAACCGATAcaatttcaatactttcgttcTCAGGAGCGAAATGTATAGAcggaacgaaatggatttaaacccggggagctaaacacAGGGTCGAGACGAAATCGGAATCAAATCTACCTCGGGTCGtgactaaactaaaactctgggacgaaacgaaacgcagataatgtttcgcaccggagggaccacgttctTTACaatcgaacagtttagtttcgacccacacaccgagtacgcagtatggttgaatgaagtagtgGTTCGGCCTATCGCCATTAGATGGATGGGgcactcatttttttttaccaccaacaggagaacagtgaacacaaactggccgtTTAAGTTTTAAGCTCAATGATTGAACCTCTCCTTATTCTGTCATGGCTTGGTTAGAAACTGCtacctcttatccccctccactcaacttcttggatcgaaacttaactatgagcatcGGATTTTCGATCAATTTAGTtgcgttcctgggagtaaagtttcgttctggatcgaaactaaactccttggtgattttaatttcgtgcgagaaggaaactaaacctaggcctcgtattttcgttttcctccgggtcgaaacgaaacagtttcgttttctttcacttgccatccctgcttgcAGTGTATAATGGTctaggagactgcatagaggaggcccaattccattccatagaaggctgatatctgCTGCCGCTTCagtcgcattttcatcggttttcaaaaatgtccgcggcgcggtgatgagtggtgcgatccactttttttccaatattttgcactgtaaggttcgtaattgcgaggaatttcatagatcacatcatcatgtttatTAATATCAGATAGAATCCGTAATGATACTTTATTTCCCATGAAactcaatttgtccgtcagcgacacgagtgtcgagttttgtaaactcatttaaatgcgcggtggttgacaacacatttagaggaagacttgaagatcctcttttgcaatattcttGGTAATGGTAATGAGAGAACGACGCAAAGTatgcgtcggacgcaaccgaatgAAGTACTACAGGGTTCGCGAGCATGCGATGCACTTTTGTGCTAACTTTcgtcgcaatccatgcagccgtatggtaATGTATAGAGCACAGAAAAACCGATATCCtcttttaaatgtgtttattGATAATATGTTGAATGCTTCTTACCTGCATGTGTGCTTGGATAGCATGTACTTAGTTTCGTTATGAAGTGCCATCGTCGCATTGATCTTTTCCACGGTGAATTCTTTTGAAATACATTCATGCAAAAGATCTCTTCTTTTCTGTGGAAAAATAGATTTCGCATTATTTTCAGCGGCGACAGTCCCTcgaatacatatttattctcattcactcattactaacttggaatatggaaataaaatttagggaactttttcattattttcttatttatcataCATGAAATGCACAACAGTAACTGGTGTTTAAGTAAATACATGTTTTATATCCCCTCTTATAAGACAAGGCTGAAAGTCGTAGGAATAGATTTGGATGCGGACGACAAAGCGCTCAACATGATTTTTATATGGaacgaggcattgaaaaaaatgaggataggGAAGGAGTTTATTGTAGTTTCATTGTGATTGATTTATCgacaaattatattataaatgtgATATACCTATGGATAATATTTAATGCCAATAATTACATGGTTATTATGGGAGAGTTATcaacaaaatcttcaaaagtagTTAAACATACtatatggttttaaaaatacgaaatatttatgCTCAATGAGAAAACAGCAAGCAATTAGGAGTGTTGGAGGGCTtcggcaaatgtttttttttgcttacgAGTGGGGTTTAAAAATTTGCTCACGTAATACTTGAACGCTCCCTCAGCAAAACACACGTCGTCCTCTTTACATATAAATATGATTATCACTGTTATAGTACTTACATTTGACCTGCTCCTGCATTCAAAAAACTCGTGGAATTCGGCCTCAAGGGAGTTCGGTGCCTCAGTTGTCGTTGCAAGAATAAGAGTTGGAATCACTAAAATAGTGCCTGTGGTGATACAAATTAAAGAATGGTCAATTTAGTGAAGTAGATGTGAACTAGATTGAATGGAAATTCACGAAAGACTTGAGGATGCATATCTCTTGCTTGATTTCTCTTTTTTGAGATCGATCGCTAAAACTTGAAACTTATTGTATCGGGAAACATAATCACAGGTACACTAACATGCGACGCTATGCTCTATTTCATTCTCTAAAGAGACCTCATACATTCACCCTTGAATATGACTTCGTGTGAAGTGTTGAAACCTTTCTTAAAAGAGAATGGCAGCGTATAGTGTTGATGCGTGGGTCAGATCATTAAAGCATTTACAGACCATACAATATTGGAGTATTTGTGAATATGTTTTCTGTTACACAGTTTTACCGCATATCTTCATCCGCCCTTAAGTTGGTTATGGTTTCATCTTGATATCAAAAGTATAAGTAAACCAAGCCTAGGCAAAAATATGCCTTTATCTCACCTGTAGATAGTTTATTCCTCAGAATTTTCGCAGGTGTTTTTTCTATACTTAGCATGTAGTAAAAGGTTGAAGAATGAAGAACAAATATGTAGAAGGTCCACCTTATGTGCCATAAAAGTCACAGTGAATGAATTAGTATTAAGatagtaatccgtcaccaaaataGATTGATTTGATCATGTTTGCACTTCCTTAAGTCTGAAAACTTTGCGAACTAAGGACTAAAAGGTCATGTTTTGTCTGTTTTaacttataatttgaaaaaataatattcttatatttttgtttgtctaGTGGGGATTAATTCTGCTtgggaaataatattaataatttttaaatctgtCAAAACGTAAAGAGGATTGAGTGCTGAAAGTTTGTTTTTCATTCTTCAGTGGTCGTTAATAGATCATTGACAAATAGCTAAGGTGAACTATTGTGGGAAGTTATCGGTTGAAATAAGTAGcgtttaaatttgttaaaaaaataagggtgaagtcatcgctggatttattttttcctgcaacTCTTGTTATTTAGTAACTATTAGCTAACTATATTCATTGCCCTTCTAAATGGATATGTGATGCGTAAGACTTCTACGTCACTCTCGTGTGTAACGTTGAAGTCTAAAACAGAGTAGGAGAGATGAGAAGTGTTCTGAATACCTGGAGGGGGGACTGGGTAACCTAATCTATCatgattattttatgaatgcaatcTTTGAAGTAAAAGAGGATGCTAAAGGCAACAAGAGGACGCCTAGAGAAATGGAGCCGGTGATGATAGATGTAAAACCTAAGCATTACGTTGGTactaaaagattagctgataggagagttgGGTTGAAAGATGCGTAAAAGCAATTTTCGGATTGAAGGTGAACATTAATGGTTTTGAATGTGAAAACCTTGTTATAGTGAAATATCTACTGtataatacaataatatataaCGCTAGGTGCAGAGAAAGTTGGTTTAAAATCTCACCTAGAAAGAGTAGGAAGCTGCGCGAAGTCATATCTGCGTGGTTAATGTAAGACTTCCTCTCAGTGGTGTATTCCTTGGACTATATCGAGAAAATGGTGGAGAAAAGCACACACTTCTGCCTCATGCGTTCGTCTCACGTCTAGTTCCTTTGGCGGGAGCAGTGGCAGGACGGTACGCACCACTGGATCATAGCTGCCGCATTAAAGTGATTTTGAGCGTGATGCCTTAAAGGGGATCGAAGGAAGCATTTTGTACTAATACAACCTCCGAAAAGTGATCAAGCGGTGGTATTGATAACTCGGTCAAATGAATCGTGAGTGGTAAGTAAATTAGACGCATTCATTCCCTAGAAAGATATGGTTATGTTACTTCCTGATGTTTCCCTTGGTTACCGTCAGGTGGATCACGATGATTTAACCAGGAAAATCGATCATAGCTCATGAAATACTCTATTTAATTGCTAGTACAAGAAGTTATTTCAATCGGATTCTATGTTGTCTAAGTCCAAAAGGAACAGGATTTGATGAAAGAACTTAAAAATATTCCACTGAGTCTGAATTTCTCAGAACAATCACTTTTGGCATATTAAGATAGAGATTTGTGGTTCTCAATAAAATTCATccttatttacataaaataagggCAGTGATGTGTaaattccaagtatttttttatattaatgttttCTTTGTAATATTTTGAAGCCTATCGCAGCgtcattttcatgtaattaatataattagACCTCATTTAGCTTTAATTTGCCATTAGATTAAAAATTTGTAGGGTGATATACCTTTGTTTTACTTGTATCATTTATTGGTGTAGCAAACGTATGAAAAGAAATTTGTCAccgcaaaatatttattcttgccGTTTGCAGCAATTTATCTATGGCTATACAGGCTTCACCATAAAAATCCTGGGTAGCAATTCTGGTTTTTAGGGTGATATTTCCATTAAAAGAGCATTGGAAGCTCAGTTTTTCTTACTTCTCACCAATGGTGTCGAAACGCTGGCAAAATGGAAATTGTAATGGAGTGTATCTGAGAATCACTGCGGACCCATAGACTCAATTTTATGTGCAAATTCGAGAAAGAGAGTCATGATGCCAAATTCAAAAATACCAATAATTACCTTAACATATCTTTCTTGTTGGATTCGTCCAAGGAAATACTTTTTGGGAATTATTAATCTTTCTAATACAACACATTTTGTTAGCTCCTGACCTAAATCAATGTTAATGGACCCGGGTTCGATCACAATCGGGTAGGTCACAATCAGTATCAATCTAGGCCTATAAAATGGTACTGAGCTGAAACCCGGTGTGGTTGACATTAAAATAGGCGTGGTGTTAACAATTGttttaatatgaagataaaaatgtCTAGATTGATGTACTAAACAAATTTATTCGTTTCAAACGTCTGCAGGGGTGTTTGGGTAAGATGTTCCCGCCATTGTTCTGATTGTGTTTCCCGGGCAGTTCGATATTTTCCACTTCAATTGGCATACAAGACGACACCAACTCTATTGAAATTTGGTACCTTTGCAACCAAACACTTCGTCAACTTTGTTAGGCAACACTTTGCCGTAGAGGCTGGCGTCGGGGTTGTATGTAGATATATTTATGTTTCTGATGAACGCATCATTcaatgcaaatttcataaataCGGGAAGGAAATGCAAGTCCGATAAGGAGAGTATAGCGCGATATGGGGAAAAATATAAACCACATCATCACAGCCCAAGGTCAGCGGATAATCGACACGTGGCGCCTCGCGTTGTTCGTTTCCAAAGCAACCGTAATTCCTCCTTCAGTCTTTCTcagcttcataaaaaataaataaaatagcaattgaattttaaatcacGTTCAGCTATGGTAGAAGCTTTTGGTATTGTGCCGTGGACAATTTTCGGCAAAAGGACTGCGTATGGGAGGTTCACTTCTGTCCGGCTGAATCTTGAAATTCCTCACAGGGCGCTTTTCAATATATGTGCAACTGTTCAAAGTGATTTTCCTTCTCTTTGATTCGACTAGGACTGGAAAATAAACATCTCTGATCTCTTGTTACCCAAAAAAACCCTTAGACCTTTCTGTC
It includes:
- the LOC124154364 gene encoding uncharacterized protein LOC124154364 isoform X2 — protein: MATSIHLIFIGTILVIPTLILATTTEAPNSLEAEFHEFFECRSRSNKRRDLLHECISKEFTVEKINATMALHNETKYMLSKHTCRKQDEIVQCIRESVDELKTFSNKSVTMVPFVGGLVEESIRALCDNDAELLSVFMNEDQSTCFSNVSKLCRSRLGGADDFSEVAICDYPLPEEDIFDQKFICQRFLDFMECSEAKFDKCSEEMKVAATRIISKWKYETSCSKYLDNDPKN
- the LOC124154364 gene encoding uncharacterized protein LOC124154364 isoform X3; the encoded protein is MATSIHLIFIGTILVIPTLILATTTEAPNSLEAEFHEFFECRSRSNKRRDLLHECISKEFTVEKINATMALHNETKYMLSKHTCRKQDEIVQCIRESVDELKTFSNKSVTMVPFVGGLVEESIRALCDNDAELLSVFMNEDQSTCFSNVWSECRSSLGGADDFSEVAICDYPLPEEDNLDQKFICQRFLDFMECSEAKFDKCSEEMKVAATRIISKWKYETSCSKYLDNDPKN